ACTTGTCAGCAGTGCTGTATGGATGCGGAGCCCCCTCGTGCGTGCAGCCAGCTCCCGTTGTGTCGATATTTGTATTTTCTACTGCGTTCCACTCTCCAGAGTCCTGCCGCGCGTCGGTGAGATGCTTGAATCTTGCGAGTGCGTGCGTCTTCGGTGGTGTATTAAGGCGTCGGCTGTTTCTGGCTTCGCCATACATATTTCGTGCGGCTTTACGTTAGGGGTCATTCCGTGGTCTTAGCTGTGGACTACATATCATTTCTGTGTCTCGTGTGTCTGCCTGTTTTCTCAGCACCGGGTGCCGCTGGAATCGCGGTTCGTCTTGACGGCACGCAGGCTCTtccagcgcgggcgccgctcctatcctcgctctcttctttggATTCTTTTAAACGACTTTGCTACGGGTCGGcatctccttctctctttgAGACTTTGAGCGCAAGTAACAGCATTGAGCAACTGTCATCACTttcgtcgttttctctgcAAGCcttgtctgcggcggccgcgtcctcaGTGGAtgaagcggcagcggctcaggctgtcgcagctgcggccgcctcgactccggcgacgacggcagcggcggttGCGGCGTTGACAGGAGCCCAGGCGCCTGGTGCGGCCGCTCCAGCGGTCGCTGGTCTGGCTCCGGCTCTCCACCCTTCGGCCCCAGTCGAGGGTCCAACAACTTCGGCGGTGAACGCAGAAGTTGCCCCTGGCTCTGAGTCtcggcctgcggaggcggcggtgcATCCATCGACTGCGGCAGTTGCCGGGGACTCGGGGAGCGCCGAgggagcgccggcgggcgccgccggcgcagccgtGGCTCAGGGGACTCTGCCAGCGTCGTGCACCCCGGATTCTCTAGGTGCGCTGGGCGGCCTGATGACAGccccaggcgccggcgcggtaGCCCAAGCAGAAGGCACCGAAGAGGCGAACAACGTAGTCGCCAATGCGTCGAGTGAAGGCGcacccgcggccgcgttcACCGGCGTTCCGGAGGGCGAagccgagagcggcgcaaaCGGCTCGGGgaccgcagctgccgcctttTCAGCTGGTGTGGTTGGTGGCGCGACTGTCGCCGACGGCCTTGTCGCCACGAGCCCAACttcggcagccgctgcagccgcgacagcagccgGCATGGGTTTCGCGATGGACAACGTTACAGCTGCGTTGCAGGCTGAGCAGATGCAGCGACTTCTGGCCGAATTCGCGTCCTCAGATGACCCGTACGCGGCCGCGATGGCTGTCGGAGGCCTAGGCTGCCCGGCtctcggcgcgtctgcggcaggagcggcgggggccggcagtagcagcagcagcagtggCGGAGGTATCACAGGAGCAGGGGCTGGAGCAGCGGGTGTCGCCGGCGACGTTGTCGTCTTGGAcgagcagcagagacagcagcagctgctgatCCCACATGAACACCAGCTGGCGGCTCTTACGTATTTGCAAAGCATGGAAGGCATGACCGGTAGGTTTGTCGCTCTGTCCCGCAAGGTGGAGAACGAGCAACCGCGGCAGCCAAACTGTTTCGGAGGACATAACTGGAACGCGGTTGGGAAGCTTTCTCGCAGGCCGGTCGTGCATTTTTTTGTGCGTTCTGTTTGCTTGCACGCGAACTGAATCTGCATACCTTGTTCTCTCTGGAGTTCGCCCATCTAGTGGCTGTTTGCTGTGTGTGGTTTTCCGTGTTttctctgcgcagacgcggtgAATGGCTCGCTGTGGATGCCAGGCATTCTGGGGAGCCGGCTCGGCGCGACCGGTTTTTTCCATTCTCTGTACGACTTTGCAAATACGGCCctggccgcggcagcggtggcggcgcctgcggctacagcggcggcggcgcccgcgtgcgccggGGCGACGCCTGGGGCGGCGGTCGGGGCTGCTgtgccctcctccgcggctgcgacggatgcggcggcagccgtcggcgccctcggtgcggccgctgcgacgACCGGTCGATCGCACCGAAGGGGTGGGGGCCACGCGGTGGctgggcgaggccgcggaggcggccctATTGTCTCACCCGGGGTCTCTGACGCACTTGCGTGCGTCCCTGGTGGAGTCTTGGGCGCCACGACCGAGGCCTTTGCGCAGGGCGCTGCCGACCCGACCGCCGTCGCAGGGGGGgatgccgctgcggctgcggcggccgcggcagccgcggctgcggcagcgtggGGCGTGTACGGAGGCATTCCGCAAGCAGCTGGAGTCGGCGATGTCGCTCTCACCGGTGCCGAAGCAgttgcagctgccgcgccgcctgtgaAACGCACACGGTAAGCAGAGACGCAAGGCTAGAAGaagggaagggggggggacgcTCGAAGCGTCGCGTGACGGTTGGAGTAGCCACGCACCAATCGAGGCAGACTGCGGGGTTCGGCTCTGAAGCATGACTACATGATGGACAGGTGCATCGAGTGAGCTCTACCCCTGCTGCTGGGCAGGAGCTTTgctccgctctctctgaaGACGCACTAGTGCTTAGTCGGGGCGGGCGTGTTTCGTCGCGGCTCTGTGAGGATGGTGCCGCGCGTTGGAACGCGTGTGTATCTTTGTCTTTTCAGAGGGAGGCCTCGCAAGCGTCCTGCAGAGAACGCCGCCACCCGCTCAGGCTCCCTCGCGGTCAAGCAAGAAGCAGGGCCAGCGGGActgggcgcggccgcctctcccgcccTCGGCGTGGGCGAGGATCAGAAACTGGGCAGCGTGCCAGGcgtcgacgcggcggcggcgggcagtcctgcagcagctgcggcgctgcagcggtcACGGCAGCAGCTGGGGGCGACACCGGCCCCCAAGCGGTATCGCCGCGGAACGAACAACCCCGACAGCGGCTTCCCTGGCGTATCTTGGAAcagccgcatgcaggcctGGCTGGCTTTTTACGTGGACAAAGAagggacgcgccgcagccacacCTTCAAGTGCAACAAATTCGGCGGAATCGAGGTGAGAGACTAAAACCTCTTTCAGGCCTCGAggctgtcctctctctctgggcTTCTCTGGTCACACGTGTACTCTTGGTACCTGCCTTCCCGGACCGTGTTCTCTGTGGAGAAGTGCAAAGGGCAGTGTCGGGGGCCGACCCTGCAGCTGGGCATGCGAGCGGCTTTCGAGTCCTTTAGCTGTTTGTGTGCCAGAGGCGTCGGTTGTCATGTCGAGGTTCGGCCCCGAGTGTCTGTTAAGGTGGTGGCGCGTGCGTCACCTttcggcaggcgcgcgtgggCTCTGAGGTGGCATTTTCCGCTTGGAGGAGCGACTGATTGTCTGGTTGCGTATGTCTGTGCGGTTTTTGCGTGCAATTCTGAGAGCCTGAGCAATTTTGGTCCGTGTccggcctcctctcccgcatGTGTGTTGCGTCAGACGGCTCGCGTGGAGGCGATCGATTGGTTGATTCGcaagcgcggcgagctgcaggcggagagcgagcagcagcgccagcagcaggcgcagcagcaggcgcagcttcAACAGGTCCAGCAGCTCCAGAACGTGCAGGCGTCCACGGCGCAACAGCAGCTCCAGGCTCAGCTGCAACAGCAAacccagcagctgcagcagctgcagcagctgccctTCACGCATACAACGCCTGACGGCCGTCTCGTCGGCCTGGGCGTCGGCTCAGATCAACAGTCAGATCTTCAGCTCCACCAACTGCTCCAAGAGGAActgctgcttcagcagcagcagcagctcctccttcAGCAGCACGCAGAGCAGCAGTTGCATCAGCaccagagcggcggcgcgaccttGTCGGCCCTGGAGGCCCTCCAGCCTTCTGCGGATGCGCTGGTCTGTGCGATTGGCGGCCttgagaaggcggcggaggactcGTTGATGGCGCAGCACGCTCAgcaggcggctgcaggaggtctggaaggcgccggcggagaagaagctgcggacAAGATGGGCGTCGTAGGGGTCGTTGACCCTCAAACGCTggaaggcgcggagccgcagctgcagcagcaagcgCCCCCTCAGGCGGACATGGGGGCGCAGGAAGCCCTCCACGCAACGGGAGAAGTGTCTCAGGAACAATGGAcaggagccgccgcagcctcgggaGCCGCACCGGGGACGGAGACCATggggggcgcggccgcgaagggcggcgaaggcctcggGCTCGAGATGCAGCCGGGACAAGAGACCGTTATGCTGGCTGCTCCGGTGAACAGCGAGGAGTTCCTGCGGACGAGTGGAGAACTCGGCGGAACTGTcggcgagctcctcggcTCCCTCCAGGAGGGTGGAGCTGTCGACCCGACTGCCGAACAGCTCGCATCCTCTCTGGACGCAGGAGTCACCGGGGGGGGCGATGTGGCgggcgtggaggcgccgccgctcgcgggagAGATCGGCACACCCGCTGGCGTTGGCGAAAAAACGGAGCCTGAGCAGACCCCTGCCGCTGTGGAAGGCGCCCTGTTGTAGCGGACCCTTTGACAGAGACCCCTGAGTATGACATTCAAAAATATGGCAGATCGCGGAAGGCAGATAATCATTTCTGCCTGGAGTGGGACTGACCGCGAGGGGCGGAGAGGGAAGCGGAGTTCAGACGACTTCGGCGGGCCTCTCCTGTCAATGCATTGGTAGCATACACGGAAGAAGGGGGACGGCGTCAAAGAAGGACGCCGGGGGAAAAGGGGGGATGAGGTTGTTCGATCGTGGAAGATGTGTCCCCGCGTATCAgtggtgtgtgtgtatgtgtgacAGAGACGCTTTGAAGCTCCGGGGGCCCCTGTTTTTTGCTCGTGTTGACCCGCGGCAATGAACCAGAAGGGGGATTTACCGTCTGTCGGAAAGTCGCGGAATCTTTGGTACCCCGTCGTGCTGGGATTTGAGGGTTATCTGATCACTCGTGGAGTTTTTCCTTCGTCGTATTCCTCTTGATTTTTCGACGAGCATGACATGTTCTCGCGTATTTTTCTCTGGTTTTCTTGAGATTTGCCTTGCTGGATGAATGCTCAGCCTGCGCACACCTTTTCCAAGCGCTCTACATGTATGCATAGTGTCTCCTTGCGTCGGTGATTCTTTTCGTGGTGAGCTGCCCACTGTAATTTGTCGTGTACCCGTCTCTAGGGAAGTCCACTGCACTGATCTCGAGAGCCAACCAAAGGTTGTGTAGCAGTAGAACGCACCTCTCATTCGTCGCATTTCGCTGTAGCGTATGGCTGTACAGTCTACTGCGACCCTCTTTCATTTTCTCTCCGCTCTTACGACCGTCACATTTTTTGCCAACTCGCTCTTGGTTCACATGGACCTCCAGCACCATGTGAACGAAGCAACACTCCCGCACGTGaactctcttcttccgtgcTAGTTCTTGTTGAGGGTTCAAAAGGGGTGTTGTCTTCTGTGTGCTCTTCGTGCGATGCGTGCGCGTTTCACTCTTCCCTCATCTtgcgaagaaaaacagatTGTCGCCAGAGAGTCGTGCCCGAAACACGCTGGGGGACCGCAAAGTGCCCGTCTTTTTTATTCGTTGTGTGTCGGTCTCGGTCGGTCACCGTTTCTAGTGAAGTCTGTGCATGCAGAACACGTGACATTTTGGAGATGGAGGACCCTCTGATTAAGGAACACAGTGTCCGAATAGTCCGGAATATGTGCGAGATGCCGTCGACAGACCGAGGGACAGCGATACATCTGCCTCGTTCTCGGATTTTGCCGAGtggcagacgaggcgcgctgTCCCCCAGGCTGCTTTGTGGATTCCGGGCTTCACGTATAAGGTGGTGCTTCTGTCCATCGATGGCCGTCTGTTCACACCTGCGACACTTTGGTCTGAGATACGGGGATGTCCACGCAAGTTTCGAGAGCACCAAAGCTACTCTCTGATCAAAGGCGAATGCTGGCCTGTCGATCTTGCGTGAGGAAACTTGGCTTTTTGCTGCGAAAATCCGTCGATAGCGTTTGAGGTGTGTGGTCAGTTCTACCGAAAACTGGCGTGCGTACATCGGTCGAATAGTGAACCGGCAGTGATTTTCGCTGCTCTAACGTATGGGCTGTGAATCCCGTCCACCTTCAGGCCTAAAAGCAGCTTCTTCGCTATTTCGTTCTTCATAGTTTTCTACGCACGCGTACGTGGAAGGGCTCGTTTTCACGCGTTTTTCGTTCGAAGAAGTCCGAAAAACGTTTTGAAATATGCAGTGTGACAAAACTCGGGATCCTACGCTCCACTCGTGCCGTTCCGAACAGGCTCCAGACGCGGTAAACACGTTCCGGCTTCAGGCAAGCGCAAATATCGCCTGCGGACAGTGTTTTAAACGGGGGGCAAAACAGCGCCACAGCGGATGCCCCTCTCGCAAGGCCGGTAGGCAACAAGTCTGTTCGTCCAGGATCTCTCAGCTGTAGTACTTACACAGAACCACGACAGTCACGCCGTGCTCAGGTATCAATTCCGCAACGTAACTGGTAGTCCGGCACGAAAGTAGCGCCCCTGCCCAGCGAAAGCACTTCGCACTTCCTCTAACTCGACTGGCTACGCGGCCTGGCTGGGCTCTGCAGTGGAGCTCTCTACGAAGAAATATCCGTTATGCCTCATATGTAGTAGGCGGGATGGGCGGCGCAGCAACTTTCTTGCTACCATGATATGCATTTGGTAGTGGACTTTTCACATTAACAGATATACATTTGAGCCATATTACTGTTGGAGATCCTGAATTCTTCACTCAGAGAATCTACATTTCATTAGTGACTTGCCTCCAAGTTCTCTAATGTTAAGCAAATCTGAACGTATGTTACGCAAGATCTTGACAGAACCGTACACCATTTTGGTCATCCTCTTGCGGTCTACCGCAAGACAggctccccccctccccccgcatGCGGTGGATGCCGATAGCCGCCTCAGCCGCACATCCATCTGTCAGTGCAGCGCGAGCACCAAGGCACGACAGAAACCCGTCGGCACCGTGCACGAGTCTACTGATGACGCCCTTTGCAACATAGTAGCGCTACGTCGAGCGTGTTTTGACATGCGCTACGCCGTTAGCTTTACGCAAGGTGATTGGAATTTTTGCTGCACTCCCCCTTCCCGTATGACGGTGTTCGGTCCTTCCCACCGAAGCCGCGCAATGAGCACCAATGCCGTGGAGTACACGCCCTTTCTCTATACGTGCAAGTACACGCCTTTCCTCTATACGTGCAGATTCATACGTTGGCTGTCAAAGGATAAGAGCTACTGTTGTACTCGAAATATGTGTCAGTTAGCTGGGCTGATCTAGCATCTCACTTGGCTAGCACGCGCCGATACTCGCACTTCTACATACTGCGAAAGCTACTTGTCGGAGGTGACAAGAGACTGAGTAATCTCTGCGACCGGTGAGCCGCTGGAACCTAAAATGCGGGCGTAGAGACACGTCGGAGAATCGACGCATTCTCACACACATGGCTGTAAGCTTCCCACACGCAGATGTCCCCAGCTGGCTGCTATCGGTTCGCGAGAGTCCGCGGCTCCAGCCGCATGTGACGGTCTGGCGTGCTGAGAATGAATGACATTTCACAAGCCGTGCGCCTGCAAACTCGTGTGACGCAGTGGAACATCCCAGCCGCGAGACACTCCCCCGCCCTCACCGTTTTTCGAAACAGCAAGAGAAAACTTCAGAAACTCGAGTTAAAAAATCCCCTTTGCGCACAAACGCTAACGCCGGTGCCAAAcagggccgcggccgccctgtCAAATACATACAGCGGGGTTCCACCGGGTTTCCCTCCTCACATAACTTGCTCTGTTGGATTCTCTCGCCACATACGCCTCTCCTTCCTAAGGCAAATGCGGCATCTTCTGGCAGCCTCCGCCAAACCCACTGGACGCACTGCTGTGAGTCAACAAACAAGCTCGAAATCAACTCCCTCCCTCCCGGGAGGCGAGCCGACGGCGCTACGGGCCGACGAAGGTCCCACTGGGGGCAGTGAAGAAGACCGTGGCCTGAGCGCTCCTTGGATCGtcaacgcggcggcgccgtggtCCCTCCGCCATCGCCACCTACGCTtggtccgcggcgccgcgccgcagaggtaCTCTTTTGCGAAGTCTAACAGACGTGGGGAGAACCCCGTAGCTTCAAGACGTGGGAAGCTCGCCACCGAAGAAGAACTTGATGCGCTGCATGACGGAATCCTGCAGCACGGCGGAGCAGCGCACACCGCTCACCCCGCATTCAGAGAGGCTCACCGCAGACCGCACCAGCGTGCTTCACAAATTCCTCGCGGCGACAACCCCCAGATTGCGCTTCGCTCTTAATCTAACGCGCGAGCTCCTCACAGATGACGGTATGCGCCCGCAGCACCCTACAAAAACCACTGTAGCTGCTGAAATGGCTTTCTGGGGTTTCGCCGCCATCAAAAACTGCAGGGCTGACAGCGTTTCAGGCGGAAGATTGGGGAATGCACCTAGCCGAAAAAAGGCCGTGAAAGAGTGCGTACACTCAGTGGCACCACGCACGCGTGCCCCGCGGACCAACATctcgcccctccgcctcACCTTGCTGGGGTCATAAGGTTTATCTTTGCTGGGAATCTCCAAGATTGTGGGAATAATCTTGTTGTGCAGGTCGACCAGGTACCGGATGTCATCAGCTACCTGAGAAAACGGATTCCTCCACAGTGAACAACTTGCTGAGacacgaggcgaaggcacgcCGCCAAGCTGTCACAGGCCACCCTAGAGGCGCCTCCCGTCTTCAACTGGCTGACTGCCTCTGCTTGCGAACTGCGGCTTCCTGCCTCATCTGCCCTCCACACAAATGACTTCTACGAGCTCGCGACGCTCTTTGAATCCACCTCTCCCCCATAGCACAGTTTACTTCAGAAAGAGAGATTCCTCTTGCCGCTTGATTTGCTCGCCTAAAAGTATAtttagatatatatatatatatatatgcatatgggCGTATTGTTTGCAGAACCACACAACGAGGGGGAGCAATGTAGATACAGATGTCCGGTAAATGGCCCTACGTGCTGGTTGATAAGCACAATGCCGATGTCCTGTCGCTCCGTCAAAGTGCGAAAAGCCTCTTCAACATCTTGCCGCTTCGTTTCTGCACACGACACACAATCACAACCTTGCTGCTGCTTCCCGCTCGCACTCTCGTCACAAATTCCCCTGCTCAGAAATGCACCACATGCCTGCGGCCTCCAATTGCTTCGCAGCTAAATACTCGCAATGTCTTTCAGGCACGAAGCCAtgcctctccgctgccccCGGTGACCACGAGAGACTTCGGTGTGCTTACGCAGAAATCCGCGTATCGAACCATTACTAGTATACCTCCTGTTCCCCCCCTCTGTCCATTTGGCTTTTGGATGCTGCACGCATGACATTGTGTGCACTGTACCTACACGCCCGCCCCTGTTCACAACGGAACAGTGCCGCTGGAGCAGAATCTCCAGCACGCCTTACTCGAatcgacgacgaagaagttCGTGCGACCCAGCCCATCGCGCATGCCGATTCCTGCCATGAGAAAGCCCGCGACGGTATCCTGCAAAAGCGCAAAAGAGATTCGCAGCCTGAGCcgtgagggggggggggggtaggGGGGGTAGAGGGGGCAACGGAGAATGGTGTTTTTCGAGGCAAATCTAGACTTCGAGCTACCTCGCTCCCTCGTGAATTCCGCACTCACGGTCCAGCTTCTTCTGACCGTGCAAAGAAAGTCGCTCGCTCGAATTGTTTTCCCAATCTAGCCGAAAAGCGTGGGAGATAGCCCTTTCCCCCGACTGCGAACTGCCCGCAACTGCGACGGAGTCCATGCCGACTGTAGATATACTCACGGGCTGCCCTGTCCACTCGCTGAGCTAGCAGCCCCTCTAAGCTCATGGGATACcctccacacacacacgcatgaACCATCCGGCTTCCAAAACACCTATGAAATTATAGGGACGGGAAACAACAGGTCATCCACCTAGGCACACTTTGCCGCATGTGCATACACCTCGTGATACAGGACAGCCACTCATGCTGGCCTTGGCGAAGAAATGGGACAATATTCTTCACTTGACAGCCTCTAGACGATCTGTGTGCAACGCAGAGGAACTGTATCATGACGTGCTCTCACCTCATCGCCGATAACGGCAACCTTCAGGTCGGTTCCCTGCACGCGGCCGAGTACGGGCGCCATCCTGTTTCCAGTGAAGAAAAAACCTTTGGAGACAACTGCGCTGGTTCACAGCGGACGCGGGTTGTAGGGTAAATCACGAACGGTGACAGTAATAGAGTGAAATCCCTCTGCCAGTGTGCGGGTGGATAGACAATGAATAATAGACAACGGGGGCTGGTAGAAGTCTCACGCACGTTAGCAGAGGCTCGTCTGCTCGCAAGGCGGCTCGGAAGGCTTTCAGTGAAAGGAAGAAGAGTGCCTGCTCTCCATTGTGCGCCGTGAAAAACTCGCCTGATATTTTACGGCAAGAAAAAAGGGAAATGGAGAAGCTCAGGCGTTACCGCGAAGATATGAAACGCCACGCGTTTCAGTTGAGAGGCCGATCCAGCTCCGCGAAATGGGAGGGAGATGCCAGCCTGGATACGTAAAAAGATCACAGAAAACGGTGTATGTCCGGTGGTTGTGAGGAAAACGCCGTGGCGCTGGGATGACAAATGCTGTTTAGCACTGATCTGAAGATGCTCATGTCATCTTCAAGCGGCCGATACTGCATCATATCCAAGTCTCCTGCAGATGACTGCCTGCATGCTGCTTGTGGCGATTCCCGTGCTGACAGCCTCGAGGTTGGAACGGTATCTGTGTGCGCGGAATCGCCCCTGTGCTCCGCGTAAACTCGTATTTGAACAACACTGTTTCCTAGCCATTCATGACGGCTTCACAAACGGAAAAAACACAGCCGCACCTCTGTCCGCCGCCGACAGGGTCTAGCGCCACAattctccgcctcgcctgcttctTTGCCTTGTCAATTTTTCAGTTGAAGGGAATGCTCCACTGAGACCATGGACTCGACACACTTGGTGCGAGGTAGCGTCACTATCATGTTTGCTGGTCCACGCGTCCACTTCAACGCGTCGCTCCACCTTCCGACAGGGCGGCAGGCGTGGCACAGCAGGACGAGGAACTTCGATAATTTCCTAGTTGCAAGAACTGTAACGACGAGTACTTAGCATCGACAGGGATCAAGAGAGGGATAATCCTCGATGAATGGTCGCCGCTTCGCTGTTTTGCATGGTAGCAACCAACAGTGCAGCAGCCGTGTGCCCAAACTGTAGACAGTGTTCGCTCGCTCGCTCGTGACCTGAAATGCTGCGCATCATACTGTTATATCGTGTCACACTCCCAGGGAACGTGTCTGCCATCACCAAAGGTGGCTAAGCGCGGGTAGAACAGCTACCTGCATGACATCACCCAGGCACCTCTTGGGGTGCTGTGAATCTACTGCGGGGAAGGTAAGGCTGCCCGAGAAAACCGCATTGAAGCGTCGGCAGAACTGATGGGTTCACGTGCGTAACCTGGAGGCAAAGTAGGTTTGTGCGCTCGACGCAGTATTCAGACATATGAGGATCCCCGTTTACCTGGGGGGCTGGCAAAGTCCGACACGTTTAACTTGCCACAGCCTCGGAAGCCCGGGGCTCCTCCAACCGTGGCTgctggggggggcggggggaggggggctgcCTTCTTGTTGGCTGGTGACACCCTATTATAGGTCGGCTTCATCCTGAAGTTTTTTCGAACGTACCCGTTTGAAAGATGTTTTAGCTGTGTGCGTGTGAATGGGGAGACTTCTTGAAATATCAACTTTGCCTTAATAAGGAGAACAACAGCAGCTACTCCGCGGAACGGAAACGTAACGCTCATTGGCTTATATTGAGCGAAAGAGAAGCAGTTGAACGCCCTACATAAAGCTGATCCCACGTATTCCGGTTTGCAGTAAGGCCAATCTGGGAGAGCCCTGACACGCGATAGCCAAAACCTTGAACCTGCTTGTGAGTGTCAACTTTGCGTTGCTCACATGCATGACCTTTTAACCCACAAGGGTAGCTTGCCAGAAAGCCTGGTAGCTGAAGAAGTGCGCACCTTCCTCCTTGTCTTGAAACGCTGCTTCAGTACCCGTGACGCTTCAGGTGGCCTCAGCCAGCGGCAGTGCTGGAGTTGGGGGAAGTTGGTCGGCGGCACCCCGCACATCGGACGATGATGTCAATCTCTCGTTGCAAGCTGTGGTAGCAGAGCACTCTATCCTCTTGACTTTCTGCTGTCATCTGTTGCTCCATTTTTCCGCCTGGTCACCTACATAGGGCGAAtctgcgaggcagcgaagtAGCTTATAGATGGCGATTCGGCCAAGCGCCGAACGCCGAGGTA
Above is a window of Besnoitia besnoiti strain Bb-Ger1 chromosome Unknown contig00007, whole genome shotgun sequence DNA encoding:
- a CDS encoding AP2 domain transcription factor AP2XI-3 (encoded by transcript BESB_072450); amino-acid sequence: MLSFLTHPVSSEPGASAADGAATAAAPASLSAAPEAQQAAGDAPSASCATVSSVSAFSASHSGSAVLPSTADSSSPSSSLSPASQMSGVAALNHPDCSSGASASAPPPPSIPPASTVHVGTAVSDSCGAMESGQSVVTAPAVETAALKGTAVGVSPRAVPVHPTFAAGGDDDATLLGENSTNVAAADAVLAQPLVDTAAGSSSGEAAERCAAVNEDAATVNPASAALLTFSSALLGGGQTTSAEMKQVAALTELPGGLTKQEAAAAMAAVASAAGETSEGVLARLAAVLPLSPGADRASEINGAPGQVGNNAVPASESGNNVPAAADGSPVSVDAAAANQSGCPVPQEAPATGGGEIAAPNVLSEKTATPGEAPQTAGQTFSDLLLEGLVKGEQQQDAGAAAAATLGSTLKPGGLAAPAAAPGAAGIAVRLDGTQALPARAPLLSSLSSLDSFKRLCYGSASPSLFETLSASNSIEQLSSLSSFSLQALSAAAASSVDEAAAAQAVAAAAASTPATTAAAVAALTGAQAPGAAAPAVAGLAPALHPSAPVEGPTTSAVNAEVAPGSESRPAEAAVHPSTAAVAGDSGSAEGAPAGAAGAAVAQGTLPASCTPDSLGALGGLMTAPGAGAVAQAEGTEEANNVVANASSEGAPAAAFTGVPEGEAESGANGSGTAAAAFSAGVVGGATVADGLVATSPTSAAAAAATAAGMGFAMDNVTAALQAEQMQRLLAEFASSDDPYAAAMAVGGLGCPALGASAAGAAGAGSSSSSSGGGITGAGAGAAGVAGDVVVLDEQQRQQQLLIPHEHQLAALTYLQSMEGMTDAVNGSLWMPGILGSRLGATGFFHSLYDFANTALAAAAVAAPAATAAAAPACAGATPGAAVGAAVPSSAAATDAAAAVGALGAAAATTGRSHRRGGGHAVAGRGRGGGPIVSPGVSDALACVPGGVLGATTEAFAQGAADPTAVAGGDAAAAAAAAAAAAAAAWGVYGGIPQAAGVGDVALTGAEAVAAAAPPVKRTRGRPRKRPAENAATRSGSLAVKQEAGPAGLGAAASPALGVGEDQKLGSVPGVDAAAAGSPAAAAALQRSRQQLGATPAPKRYRRGTNNPDSGFPGVSWNSRMQAWLAFYVDKEGTRRSHTFKCNKFGGIETARVEAIDWLIRKRGELQAESEQQRQQQAQQQAQLQQVQQLQNVQASTAQQQLQAQLQQQTQQLQQLQQLPFTHTTPDGRLVGLGVGSDQQSDLQLHQLLQEELLLQQQQQLLLQQHAEQQLHQHQSGGATLSALEALQPSADALVCAIGGLEKAAEDSLMAQHAQQAAAGGLEGAGGEEAADKMGVVGVVDPQTLEGAEPQLQQQAPPQADMGAQEALHATGEVSQEQWTGAAAASGAAPGTETMGGAAAKGGEGLGLEMQPGQETVMLAAPVNSEEFLRTSGELGGTVGELLGSLQEGGAVDPTAEQLASSLDAGVTGGGDVAGVEAPPLAGEIGTPAGVGEKTEPEQTPAAVEGALL
- a CDS encoding putative vacuolar atp synthase subunit f (encoded by transcript BESB_072460); the encoded protein is MAPVLGRVQGTDLKVAVIGDEDTVAGFLMAGIGMRDGLGRTNFFVVDSKTKRQDVEEAFRTLTERQDIGIVLINQHVADDIRYLVDLHNKIIPTILEIPSKDKPYDPSKDSVMQRIKFFFGGELPTS